The genomic stretch TTACTACGAATTATCCAAACCCCGCCAAGCAATAAACGGGGCAGGATACCGGAGATTTACGATCTGGATCCCGCCTACGGACACACGCTTTCACTGGCTGCCGCGGCCGGCCAAACCCGAGTCCAAACCCATGACTTGCGCGGCACGCTGCTTCACGACACCAGTGCGGATCTGCCACATTCGATCACCCCAGCCGAGTTTGATTCAACCCTGCGCGAGCTCATCAGCACCGCGGTGAGTACCACCGGATCCCCGTGTCTTGCGGCGACGGCGTCGCAGGGCAACCCGGTAGACCCCTTGTCCCAGCGTCCGGTGGTGCTACCGGCCTCGGCCTTCCCGGAAGGCCGAGGGGACGTCGGCGCACTGCTCCGGACTTTTTGCGATGGACCGGTGCGACTGGATAACGACGTTAACTGGGCAACCCTGGCCGAACAGCGCATGGGTGTCGCCCGCGGAATTGATGAGCTCATCAATGTTTATCTGGGACCCGGTATTGGCGCAGGATTGGTCATGTCCGGCATGGTTCAGCGCGGCCGGCATGGTGCCGCCGGAGAGCTGAGCTACCTGCGCTCGGGCGGACGCACGTTGATCAGCCAGCTGCTGGACCACGGCGTGGCTGCCCCCGGCACCGATAGGTTGGACGTCCCGGGGTGCCTTGCACTTTTTGCCACCACACCGGCGCCGCACAATGCCGAACTTTTTGTTGCCGCAGTCGCCCAGCAAATCAGCAACATTGCTGCGATCACCGACCCTCAGGCCCTGGTGCTCAGCGGCCCGATCGCGAATAATCCCCCCTTCATTCGGATGCTCAGCCAGGCCCTGAAACCGCTCCTTGTTAATGCCGATCTTCAGGTGCTGCCCAGTGCACTAGGCGCCGATGCTCCGTTGATCGGTGCCAGCTTGGCAGCTCGGGATCTGGCCGAAGAGCACTTCTGGAGCGGCTACCGCTGCTAAATCTGCGCGTCCGCGCGCACCTGGACGCCGACTAGCCCTCCCCCACCGAAATGACCGTGCAGTAGGCTAGCGGCGAGGGAACGACGGTGCTCCCTCGATCAGTTATCAGGGGGCGAATCATGTACACGTTCGAGCAAGCCGATTCATTCGCCGAATGGCGCCGACTGATCTCCTCCACCTTTGTGCCCTTGGATGCAGAGCAGGTGCGCAGCGGCTCCTTCTCCGGTCGCCTGGGCGGACGGCAGCTCAACGACGTTGGCATCATGCGCATCGAGGCCAACCCACAGACCGTTCTGCGCTCCCCGGCCCTGATCAAGGCCGGAAACGGCGTGGGCCACTACAAGCTCAGCCTTCAGCTCAAGGGCCATGGGCTGCTGCTCCAAGATGGCCGCGAAGCGGTCTTGGCACCGGGGGATGTTGCCATCTATGACACCCAGCGTCCGTACACGCTGAACTTCGAGGAGGACTTCGAAACCCTTGTGCTGATGTTCCCGCAACACTTACTGGGGCTTTCCCCGCAGGACGTTTCCGAACTCACCGCACGCTCCATGGGACGCGATAACCTTCTGGCCCAGGCAATTTCCCCCTTTGTGGTGTCCATTGCCGACCAACTTCCGGGATTGCGCAGCCCCATTGGACACCGCCTCGCAATGAACATCGTTGACCTGCTCTCCACCCTGCTGGCCGATGAAATCCATGCACAGCCTCTTTCCGGGTCCGATAACCATGCCCGGATGTTGCGGCGCATCCAGCACCATATTCAGGCCCAGCTGGCCGACCCCTATCTGGCCCCGGATACGATCGCGGCGGCACACCACATTGCCACGCGCACGCTGCACAAGATTTTCGCCGAATCCTCGCTGACGGTCAGCGGGTGGATCCGCGAACGCAGGCTCGAGGCCGCACGCCGCGACCTGGCCGACCCGCTGCGCTCCCACCTTCCGGTGCGGGAAATCGGCGCCCGCTGGGGACTGCTGGATCCGGCACATTTCAGCAGGATCTTCCGTGCGGCATTCGGCACCTCTCCCACGCAATATCGTCGCCTACAAGAGCAGTCCGGATCATAATTTGCGCCCCACCGATGATCCAAAGGGGGCGCTGGGGAACAAGAACCGTACGGGCAAAGACAAGCCACTGACATGTGGCCTGAGACACACTGAGATAAGAGCCTTATTTCCCCAGTCCTCAGGAGTGCCCGATCATGACCACCCAAATCACTTCCAGCTTTGCCACCGATGCAGAACTGCTCACCGCCATCACACCGAATTCCGGCGGCCGGGAGATTTTTGACCCCGCGACCGGTACCCTCGTGGGGCTGGCCCCGGAACACACCACTGCCGATCTGAACACGGCCATCAGCGCGGCCCGCGCCGCGCAGCCCGGATGGGCAGCGCGTTCCCACGCCGAACGCAGTGAACTGCTGAACAAGGCAGCGGACGCGGTGGAAGCCAGCGCCGAGGCGCTGGCGGTACTGCTCTCGCGCGAACAGGGCAAGCCGCTGAACGGACCCAATGCCCGCTTTGAGGTCGGCGCCTGCGCCGCTTGGCTGCGCACCACCGCCGGTTTTGAACTTGAGCCCGAGGTGTTGGTTGATGATGAGGGCGGGAAGGCCGAGCTGCATTACCGCCCGCTGGGTGTTGTCGGGGCCATCGGCCCGTGGAACTGGCCCATGATGATCTCGGTCTGGCAACTGGCACCGGCGCTGCGGATGGGCAATACCGTGGTGCTCAAGCCCTCGGAATATACTCCCCTTTCGGTGCTCGCCCTGGTGCACGTCATCAATTCGGTACTGCCGAAGGATCTATTGCACGTCATTTCCGGCGGACGCGATGTGGGTGAGGCCATCAGCACGCACGCCGATATCAACAAGATCATGTTCACCGGCTCCACGGCCACCGGCAAGGCCATCATCCGCTCCTCCGCCGATTCGGTGAAGCGACTCACCCTGGAACTCGGCGGAAACGACGCCGGCATCGTCCTGCCGGACGCGGATGTGAAGGCCATCATCACCGATGTCTTCTGGGGCGCCTTCATCAACACCGGCCAGACCTGCGCGGCACTCAAACGCCTCTACGTGCATGAGGATATTTATGAGGAGCTCTGCACGGCGCTGACCGAGGTGGCCACCGCCATGCCCATGGGCGTGGGACTGGATGAGGCCAATGTGCTGGGCCCGCTGCAGAACCAGGCGCAGTACAACATCGTCGCTTCTCTGGTTCAAGCCGCGGTGGATTCCGGGGCCCGAGTGCTCACCGGTGCCAACCCGGTGGAAGATCAGCCCGGATTCTTCTACCCCACCACGCTGATCGCCGATATCGATAACAACAACCCACTGGTGACCCAGGAACAATTCGGGCCGGCACTGCCCATCATCAAATACTCCAATATTGACGATGCGGTGGCCATGGCCAATGGGCTCGAGGTGGGATTGGGCGCCTCGGTGTGGTCACGCGATAAGGATGCCGCACGCGCGGTTGCCGCCCGCATCGAAGCCGGCACCGTATGGATCAATAAGCACGGCGCGGTAGATCCA from Paeniglutamicibacter sp. Y32M11 encodes the following:
- a CDS encoding helix-turn-helix domain-containing protein — protein: MYTFEQADSFAEWRRLISSTFVPLDAEQVRSGSFSGRLGGRQLNDVGIMRIEANPQTVLRSPALIKAGNGVGHYKLSLQLKGHGLLLQDGREAVLAPGDVAIYDTQRPYTLNFEEDFETLVLMFPQHLLGLSPQDVSELTARSMGRDNLLAQAISPFVVSIADQLPGLRSPIGHRLAMNIVDLLSTLLADEIHAQPLSGSDNHARMLRRIQHHIQAQLADPYLAPDTIAAAHHIATRTLHKIFAESSLTVSGWIRERRLEAARRDLADPLRSHLPVREIGARWGLLDPAHFSRIFRAAFGTSPTQYRRLQEQSGS
- a CDS encoding ROK family transcriptional regulator, with the translated sequence MITAAASGTPDRPLPQSLAIGTDRRFLDQLLRNGPSSRTAIAAATGLSRPTASEAAARLSETGLLRIIQTPPSNKRGRIPEIYDLDPAYGHTLSLAAAAGQTRVQTHDLRGTLLHDTSADLPHSITPAEFDSTLRELISTAVSTTGSPCLAATASQGNPVDPLSQRPVVLPASAFPEGRGDVGALLRTFCDGPVRLDNDVNWATLAEQRMGVARGIDELINVYLGPGIGAGLVMSGMVQRGRHGAAGELSYLRSGGRTLISQLLDHGVAAPGTDRLDVPGCLALFATTPAPHNAELFVAAVAQQISNIAAITDPQALVLSGPIANNPPFIRMLSQALKPLLVNADLQVLPSALGADAPLIGASLAARDLAEEHFWSGYRC
- a CDS encoding aldehyde dehydrogenase family protein, producing the protein MTTQITSSFATDAELLTAITPNSGGREIFDPATGTLVGLAPEHTTADLNTAISAARAAQPGWAARSHAERSELLNKAADAVEASAEALAVLLSREQGKPLNGPNARFEVGACAAWLRTTAGFELEPEVLVDDEGGKAELHYRPLGVVGAIGPWNWPMMISVWQLAPALRMGNTVVLKPSEYTPLSVLALVHVINSVLPKDLLHVISGGRDVGEAISTHADINKIMFTGSTATGKAIIRSSADSVKRLTLELGGNDAGIVLPDADVKAIITDVFWGAFINTGQTCAALKRLYVHEDIYEELCTALTEVATAMPMGVGLDEANVLGPLQNQAQYNIVASLVQAAVDSGARVLTGANPVEDQPGFFYPTTLIADIDNNNPLVTQEQFGPALPIIKYSNIDDAVAMANGLEVGLGASVWSRDKDAARAVAARIEAGTVWINKHGAVDPRVPFGGAKSSGYGLEFGVEGLKHLGQPQVISY